The following proteins come from a genomic window of Caloenas nicobarica isolate bCalNic1 chromosome 6, bCalNic1.hap1, whole genome shotgun sequence:
- the LOC135990525 gene encoding ciliary microtubule associated protein 1A-like, whose product MDGARVGTWRPHGPWGPIMAQFTSPGPKYSVQGTTGDYCPEKPNRHVLKCPPVKSMSFRHRGIKTDLPPGAGTYMLPRVLGPSTVHTAASPCNSMRWKSQQNHYSADLATVSSASPPFCNSS is encoded by the exons ATGGACGGAGCCCGggtggggacttggagacctcatggcccatggggccccatcatggcccagttcaccagccctggacccaaatactcAGTCCAAGgaacaacag GCGATTACTGCCCTGAGAAGCCCAACAGACACGTCCTTAAGTGCCCTCCTGTGAAGTCCATGTCCTTCCGGCACAGGGGCATCAAAACCGACCTCCCTCCAG GTGCAGGCACCTACATgttgcccagggtgctgggccccagcacggtgcacacagctgccagcccgTGCAATTCCATGAGGTGGAAGAGTCAGCAGAATCACTACAGTGCCGATCTCGCCACGGTGAGCTCTGCTTCTCCACCtttttgtaacagcagctga